TTTCACTCGCAACTCCGTTGCTCCTCCATAagcgaggaacatgtccttagttcttcttaagtacttaaggaccgtcttgacagctacccagtgttctgatcctgggttagattgatatcgactagtaatgctcacaacaTATGccatatcaggccttgtgcatattatgacatacatgagacttcctatggcagaagcataaggaataacaCTCATTTGTCGTAtttcttcaggagtcttaggtctcatggatttagaaaggtgaattccatgtctcacaggaagaaaacctttcttagactgttccatctggaacctactcaacaccttatctatgtacatagattgagataatccaattaattttctagatctatcacgatagagctttatcccaagtacataagatgcatctcccaaatctttcatgtggaaggttttggataaccacacttttacaaaagaAAGTACTGTAGTGTctttcccgaatagtaatatgtcatctgcATATAACACTGGGAATACAACTGCAGCCCctacgaccttttgataaacacaattgtcgtcttcgttttgagtgaAACTAAAcgatttgatttcagtgtcaAATTGAATGTTCCAGTTCctagaggcttgctta
This is a stretch of genomic DNA from Malus domestica chromosome 02, GDT2T_hap1. It encodes these proteins:
- the LOC139191351 gene encoding secreted RxLR effector protein 161-like; translation: MRPKTPEEIRQMSVIPYASAIGSLMYVIICTRPDMAYVVSITSRYQSNPGSEHWVAVKTVLKYLRRTKDMFLAYGGATELRVKAYIDTDFQFDVDDRSSNPGYVFILNGGAVSWKSKKQDVIADSTTEVEYVAATEADKEVHY